Genomic DNA from Candidatus Sphingomonas phytovorans:
GGGCAATGCGCCGCAAACAGCGCGCGACCAGTATGATGATGCCCGACTGCCACATTGATCCCCGCAGCCAGCGACCGGGTGAAGCGATCGACGACGCCCCGATCGACCGGCACATCGTGCCAGTTGAGATAGAGCGCGATCACGCCGCGACCACGAAGCCCGCTTGTTCGAGCTCGCTGAGAAACGCATCGATATCGGCCGCGCACCTGTCAGGCGCGATATCGTAGCGTTCGGCCAGCAGTGCCGCGATGGCGGCAGAATCGCGGTGTCCGTCGATCGCCTGCCAGATCGCCATGCCGGTCTCCTTCAGAGCGTTGAACCGGCCGGTGTCGACCTTCATCAGCACCGCCTCGCCATCGATCTTGGTCTCGAGGAACTGCCCGATATTCTTGCGGAAGATCATTTGCCTGGCCTCCATTCAGCCCCCCCGGCGTATCCGAAGCGGCGCATCACCGGGAGGTGGGCCGATCGGATACGGCCTGCCTGCGCGGCGGAGAGGTGACTGAGCCAGTCGCCTGCACGTC
This window encodes:
- a CDS encoding PqqD family protein → MIFRKNIGQFLETKIDGEAVLMKVDTGRFNALKETGMAIWQAIDGHRDSAAIAALLAERYDIAPDRCAADIDAFLSELEQAGFVVAA